The sequence AGTCAGCCTGGAGCTGGGCTTCACCGACCTGACGGACGAGGCGTTTCTTCTGCTCCTGCCCACGCTGGCCGCCCTGCCACACCTGGAGACCCTGGCACTGAATGGAAACAGGTTGACCAGAGCTGTTCTGAAGGAGCTAACTGACGCCCTGAAGGTCCGCAAGTcatttatcttttcattttcatatatATCAGTGTAGTTGCTTTCCGTTACAGAGAATGTTGTTGCCTAATTTAAGGAACTAAAACTAGAAACTTAAAAGTAAATATGGGCATTTGTGTTTCCACCGCATCTAAAGAACCATGAACATTTGGCAAAAAAATTGACCATGGCCATGTATGAGATGCAATGTTCACACCCGCTTCACACTTGGGTAAACACATGATGTGACTCTGATGTCTGATTGGATGTAATGAATGGATGTAAAGGAGACAGACAATACAGAGATGCTGCCCAGTCTTTCTTTGACCAATCACATACGTTCAGTATTGCAAACATCGCCCCAGTAGTCCCTGAACCATCAGAGGGTACTAGCCCCAGCTTTTTTGGCATGTAGAACTAGGTGAGGTGAGGTCCTGCTAGTTTAGATCCTGCAGGAGGAACTGCATCTAGTTTCTGGTTTCACTGATCAAAACGCAGGTAAGTTTctaagtttttcaaaataataataataaaattaataataattagtaATATAACACCACCTGCTGGTTGGCGGTTTAGCAGACAACGATGCTAGccacattaataaaataaaataataaataaattatataataattaaacTGAACCGAAACGTTACGGGCGTCTCAGTATACATGTACCATGTACCACCGCTagtatggatatatatatatatacactaccggtcaaaagtttggggtcacttacaaatttccatggttgctgataatgggcactgtagatattgcattaaagatccgccacccactcagatcagctggtattctgtctataatNNNNNNNNNNAAAAATTTgtatgtgaacccaaacttttgaccggtaacACAATTGACGTAACAGCAATTTCATTTGCTTGCAGTAatttacttgaaataaaaggatatgatgatgatgatgatgagaatgatgatgatgatgatgatgatgatgatgatgatatatttatttagtatgTTGATATTCTCAACCTTAGGATCCCGGCAGTTTCCCTAGCGTGACATGGATTGACCTGGGCAACAATGTGGACATCTTCTCCCTGCCGCAACCCTTCCTGGTCAGCCTGAGGAAGCGCTGTCCCAAGCAGGGAAACCTGCCCACTATCCTGGAGTTCGGAGAAAGTCAGGCCAGCGACCCCCCCGAGAGACTGAGGGGGctcgaggaagaggaggaggcggaCGACAACCGAACTGAGAGCATGGGCGAGCTCCGGTCGGAGGTGGAGGACGAGCTGAATGGAGAGATGGAGATAGAGGAGATGATGGAGGAGCTGCTGGACTTTGACAGGGAGGTACAGGGGAAGGAGGACGAGGATGAGAGCATGTGGACAGTGGAGGAGCAGAGGAAAGTGGGGATAAGGATGGGGTGGAGAGGGGAGGAGTCGGAGAAGGAGGCGCAGAGGAAAGAGCCACGGCCGGGGAGGAGGGCAGCGATGGCagacgatgatgatgacgacgacACGCAGAGCCCCTCCTCCCACCGTTCCCGCTCCAGCCAGTCACAACACTCCTATGCAGCCGTTGAGCCAATGACAATGGAGGAAGTCGCCTTAGATGAGGTGACAGACCAATCAGACCACTTGACCTGATTGCtgctctctgctctgctctgcttaTGTTTCCCCTCCTGTGTCGAGTCCTGTGTGGAAGGAGGCAAGAGAAGACTTTGTCTCCTGCAGAGGATAACCGAGTGAGCTCGAGGTCAGACAGGCTGCATTGTGGGAAGGATGTAATCCATATGAACATGCCACTGGATACTCCATCCACAGATCTGATTTGTGACCAGCCACCAGAGTGTTCAGATACTGGCAGAGTGACAGTTGAACCCAGGTGACTCTCGGTGACTGTAACATGAGAAGACAATCCCCAACAGGACGTCCGTTTTATTGtaaccatttgtttttaaaatatgaatatattaaGGACGCTATTGCATAGAATAGACTGAATAATTATATCACATGAGGCTTTTATATAtagaatattattttattttttattcaggtCCTTTCCTCCTGGTAACCCTAGTGATACCTATGTGCCTGTGACACGTTCCGTAACTGGTTAAGAGTGTTGttgaaagatttaaaaaatatagatataaaaatataaaaaaggagaTCTCACAAACTAGTCAGGGCCCTTaaaccttttgaaaaatgtgtttgccaAAAACTAGACGTGGtaatgtataaaatgttttcCTCCCACGTACGTCCACGGCTAGCCAGATGGATCATAAGACAGACGGAAATCAAAAGTCAAGCCGACTGCTTCGTGGAAATCAGTTGCTCCTTCAAATATCAACAGATGCACCGTGCGTTAGTGGAAGAGAAGTGCTCTGAAGATGAAATTAGTCAGCtgaaaccaaaagaaaaaagtgactGATAAGAAGACAGTTTTGGAAGGACAAGGACTTGCTTTACAGTGGCTAGATGTGATAATTATTGCCATGTGTCCCAAAGCAAATTGCTGGGGTATCAAGTTGAAATATTTCGTAGCCTTTTTCTCATAATCCAGGTCATGTTTCACGGTACTTTACACTAGTGTGCGCCACATGCTTACAGCGCTGTGTTTATATATAGGCCGCAGCTGATCACATTCACGTCTGCTGGGTTAAAACAAATATATCTTTTTGAAGTATGTAGCTCTCACCAGGCCTGCGCTGTCCATTCCATGTGTCACTTATAATCCATGCAAAGCTTTAATAAAACCAACTATTTTGGggtgtatagtatatatagcaGAGTTTTTATCTGTGCTGGGGAAATTGTTATAGATTAGCTATTTAACGAGGAATACCGCTCATTTTAAGGATTTATATGTTACTTTTATGGTCTGGGATAGTTCAAGCAGTGTTTATGTACATTAATAATGCTTTAAAGCTGGGTAAAAGGTAAACCAGACTTTTAATTTGTGATATTGTGTAAAGGCACTCTGTAGAAAGGTTGTATTGAAATGGAAAGCAGGAGAATACTAACATATAGAACAAACCATCATATAACAGTAAAGaattaataaatgtattcatAAATTTCCCCAGACAGGTGCCCCAGGCGCCAATACATTCACCTTTGGAGCTGGTAGCGTGTGTGGCATAACAAATGAAGGCCTTTAGTGGCATTCTGATGCTGGCAGTTGCAACACATCATTAGGGAAATTTTATACAGACAAGCATGTTTGGCTACACATCTCTCACATAGACTTTTCAGTGTGCAAGAAGGCAGTAAATTCCCAGGTTGTAGCCTGCTGCAAATCCTTAAAATCctttaataaaaactttatggATTTGCAATACTAAATTGTTGGAGTGCCCCTTTACAATACGACATTTGTTGCTAATTTATGCAGAATTCAACCAACAGACGCTGTATTTCTGCTAGCGGGATATATTACCTCGGAAAGGATTAGGACTTTGCATAGCAGTGGCAGAGATACTGTATGTACTCTACTGAATAACAGTCAGCTCCCCAAAGAATTACATGCAAAGCTGTTTTCTGTCTGAAAGCTTTTATTGAAACCATATTCTGATAAGCATAAACAATCTctagaaacttaaaataaatggaaagagAATTTTAAATACCCAGCATAAATAACCTTCTGTGGgttgattttatttgaaaagCTGACTTGCAAGTACGGCATGGTGTCATTAAAATGATTGGATTTGTATTCacattctcattttcttttagcAGAGCCACTAAAAGCAGGGCAAGCAATCATTTAAAGGTTATCCAACACATTTCTAGATTATTTTTtcgggcattttcagccttaaTTTTGATAGGAcaacagaagacatgaaaggggagagagagg comes from Etheostoma spectabile isolate EspeVRDwgs_2016 chromosome 3, UIUC_Espe_1.0, whole genome shotgun sequence and encodes:
- the lrrc75a gene encoding leucine-rich repeat-containing protein 75A, whose amino-acid sequence is MGAKQTKGQEPGGASPQHSWKRTPTKERGDILASLMVKSGDRLNRGGTPPPYQRRIGMIQEMMLMAKQGKQDEATEMLKTLRQDLGMESTSLDDVLYRYASFRNLVDPITHDLIISLARYVHCSKTEGDSLGAMEKVCRQLTYHLSPHSQWRRQGLLKRKPQSCLKAVLSAPLSSGALDLSGIPLVARDMERLCAYLQRHASIVVSLELGFTDLTDEAFLLLLPTLAALPHLETLALNGNRLTRAVLKELTDALKDPGSFPSVTWIDLGNNVDIFSLPQPFLVSLRKRCPKQGNLPTILEFGESQASDPPERLRGLEEEEEADDNRTESMGELRSEVEDELNGEMEIEEMMEELLDFDREVQGKEDEDESMWTVEEQRKVGIRMGWRGEESEKEAQRKEPRPGRRAAMADDDDDDDTQSPSSHRSRSSQSQHSYAAVEPMTMEEVALDEVTDQSDHLT